One Dissulfuribacter thermophilus genomic region harbors:
- a CDS encoding MotA/TolQ/ExbB proton channel family protein → MDIGTVAGLVFGFILIITAIFLGGSITAFIDVPSILIVIGGTVAATLIRFTLSDVINSISVAMKAFFAKTQPPEEIIQELVTLSNIARKEGLLKLEKQPVSDPFLKKAIMYCVDGHEAEFIEDVLNKEIDLTLERHGLGQNIFAAIGDAAPAFGMIGTLIGLVNMLGNMKDPASIGPSMAVALLTTLYGAIMANLIALPIGDKLKRRSQEEELNKKLVVEGVLGLQKGLNPRVLEELLKTFLPPKKRGSEEG, encoded by the coding sequence ATGGATATAGGCACTGTTGCTGGGCTTGTATTTGGTTTTATCCTGATCATTACAGCTATATTCTTAGGCGGCAGTATTACCGCATTTATAGACGTTCCGTCTATACTGATTGTCATAGGTGGTACTGTTGCTGCTACTCTAATTAGATTTACACTTTCAGACGTTATCAATAGCATAAGCGTTGCAATGAAGGCATTCTTTGCCAAGACTCAACCACCGGAAGAAATCATTCAAGAACTTGTTACATTGTCCAATATCGCAAGGAAAGAAGGACTCCTAAAGCTTGAAAAACAACCGGTTAGTGACCCATTTCTCAAAAAGGCTATTATGTACTGCGTAGATGGCCACGAGGCAGAATTTATTGAAGACGTATTGAATAAAGAGATTGATCTAACCCTAGAAAGACATGGCCTTGGCCAAAATATCTTTGCAGCCATTGGAGATGCGGCCCCTGCCTTTGGTATGATTGGGACATTAATAGGTCTGGTCAACATGCTCGGCAATATGAAGGACCCTGCAAGCATTGGTCCTTCCATGGCTGTCGCACTTCTTACAACTCTCTATGGCGCAATCATGGCCAATCTTATAGCACTACCAATTGGTGACAAGTTAAAGAGGAGGAGCCAAGAGGAAGAACTCAACAAAAAACTTGTGGTAGAAGGGGTCTTGGGGCTTCAAAAGGGTCTCAATCCCAGGGTACTCGAAGAACTCTTAAAGACCTTCCTGCCCCCCAAGAAAAGAGGCAGTGAAGAGGGGTAA
- a CDS encoding flagellar motor protein MotB has translation MGKKCECPPGAPKWMVTFGDLMSLLLCFFVLLLSFSTMDPAMFKEVSGSLRNAFGVQKSEITYEIPKGIDIVSREFNPVFTVDIILEKIKSAIKLELIKGEIEIEALNDRVILRFNDELTFPPGSAELIPSAKPKLDKIRKIIEEVPGEVLVAGHTDNIPIQSNKYPSNWHLSAARAATVVTYLLKDGTIAPSRLAAIGYGPSRPRLPNDSPENRKKNRRVEIIFMQPQNPEEFDVKPITGGPLKDQEIMPAPVSIQ, from the coding sequence ATGGGAAAAAAGTGCGAATGTCCTCCAGGAGCACCTAAATGGATGGTTACCTTTGGAGACCTTATGAGTCTCCTTCTGTGCTTTTTTGTGCTCCTTTTATCGTTTAGTACTATGGATCCTGCCATGTTCAAAGAGGTATCTGGGTCCTTAAGAAATGCATTTGGTGTACAAAAAAGTGAGATCACATATGAAATCCCAAAGGGAATAGATATAGTATCCAGAGAGTTTAACCCAGTCTTCACTGTGGACATAATCCTCGAGAAAATAAAATCTGCAATAAAGCTTGAACTGATAAAAGGTGAAATTGAAATCGAGGCCCTTAACGACAGAGTAATACTAAGGTTCAATGATGAGTTGACATTTCCTCCTGGAAGCGCAGAACTCATTCCTTCTGCAAAACCAAAGCTTGATAAGATACGAAAGATAATAGAAGAAGTCCCTGGAGAAGTACTTGTAGCAGGACATACAGATAACATCCCCATTCAAAGCAATAAGTATCCATCAAACTGGCATCTATCAGCTGCAAGGGCCGCAACAGTGGTAACGTACCTCTTGAAGGATGGGACTATAGCTCCTAGCAGGCTAGCTGCAATTGGTTATGGTCCAAGCAGACCCAGACTGCCCAACGATTCTCCTGAAAACAGAAAAAAGAATAGACGTGTAGAAATCATCTTTATGCAGCCTCAAAATCCAGAAGAATTTGATGTCAAACCCATAACAGGCGGTCCTTTAAAGGACCAAGAAATAATGCCAGCCCCAGTATCAATACAGTAA
- a CDS encoding PilZ domain-containing protein has protein sequence MKEQRPEDRRAHIRITDKILFKIKFIEETEYQQLEEKVLKGIEQPFEEFSLQWELPKIDVPARKLREKDENLAKALEVIDTKLNLIINLLNIRMRKNFPEEQVLVDMSASGIAFTSKEEIKKGQILQLDIGLLPEQYFFRCFGRVVRTEKIQDGYKIGIKFIWITETDRERLIEHIFQKQVLQLRLRREKKESESS, from the coding sequence ATGAAGGAACAGCGACCAGAAGACAGAAGGGCCCATATCAGAATTACTGACAAGATCCTCTTCAAGATAAAATTCATAGAAGAGACAGAATATCAGCAACTTGAAGAGAAGGTCCTCAAAGGTATTGAGCAACCATTTGAAGAATTTTCTCTTCAATGGGAATTACCAAAAATAGACGTACCCGCAAGGAAGTTGAGGGAAAAAGATGAAAATTTGGCAAAGGCCTTGGAGGTCATAGATACAAAATTAAATCTGATTATAAATCTCTTGAATATCAGAATGAGAAAGAATTTCCCTGAAGAGCAAGTTCTCGTGGATATGAGTGCATCTGGAATTGCATTCACCTCTAAAGAAGAGATAAAAAAGGGACAAATTTTACAATTAGACATAGGTCTCTTACCTGAACAGTATTTTTTCAGATGTTTTGGACGTGTGGTTAGGACTGAAAAAATTCAAGATGGCTACAAGATAGGGATAAAATTCATATGGATTACCGAAACAGACAGGGAAAGATTGATTGAGCACATCTTTCAAAAGCAGGTACTTCAACTCAGACTCAGACGAGAAAAAAAAGAAAGTGAATCATCATAG
- a CDS encoding flagellar assembly protein A, giving the protein MIENSSEELDLKKEAVEDITEWILNTIEEVNTESGYCLKVAMDLPPISKAEPKILVSAIEGILAHYNIQIPSDIRQELLETQQHEAVFLAPALGKDLRPRTVSINTNAEIRALIIRGEPPIDGLDGKIEVHFDYNEKPGKFLPDGTIDFRTINKFPQAYAGQILLTIYEPTNGTPGTDVEGRLIPPKIGHAFEVDVGEGIEVRRDYDDEEKRHLYEYLADRSGIIICDFENDIRDAYHLRQIEVRNRLIVRNIDFSTGNIGDLIEEVRCVADVIVEGDIRGNFAVIIDGNLEVKGAVEGERIDVSGELKAAYIRSSVKVGKKIEAWTALNARLKSDEFVLIRREVARCLIISPIVVMQPKGIPVILIGQCDVAARRLYIDRCEIRSHLNVEIGKDLFDELDQVFQKREMLKRSIESLRVELKDKAMIFLEKIKTIKNAFGNHKDREFEFLKDLGTRLLKGEIGFEEAILQLKQWGKIENNVNLPLVKALKSFIDTKENEARVTQDLEAIEIQKKELEQELSRMEVRVKGILKGCGCLNIRCNEQSFKWYADASSERTQITIQLNYIPGQGMVASEL; this is encoded by the coding sequence ATGATTGAGAACAGTTCTGAAGAGCTTGATCTCAAAAAAGAAGCTGTGGAAGACATTACTGAGTGGATTCTGAATACAATAGAAGAGGTCAATACAGAAAGTGGATATTGCCTAAAGGTGGCAATGGATCTCCCTCCTATAAGCAAGGCAGAACCCAAGATCCTCGTATCTGCAATTGAAGGTATCCTTGCTCATTATAACATACAGATCCCCTCTGATATCAGACAGGAACTATTGGAAACTCAGCAACATGAAGCAGTGTTTCTTGCTCCAGCCTTGGGAAAGGATCTCAGACCAAGGACCGTTTCAATCAATACAAATGCGGAAATAAGGGCCCTAATTATAAGGGGTGAACCACCTATAGACGGACTAGACGGAAAAATCGAGGTACACTTTGATTATAATGAAAAACCAGGCAAGTTTTTGCCAGATGGAACAATCGATTTCCGCACTATTAATAAGTTTCCCCAGGCCTATGCCGGTCAAATTCTCCTAACTATCTATGAGCCTACAAACGGTACTCCAGGGACTGATGTCGAAGGACGCTTGATTCCACCTAAGATAGGACATGCCTTTGAAGTCGATGTAGGAGAAGGTATCGAAGTAAGAAGGGATTATGATGATGAAGAAAAACGGCATTTATATGAATACCTGGCAGATAGGTCAGGGATTATCATCTGTGATTTTGAAAATGATATAAGAGATGCATATCACTTGAGGCAGATCGAGGTCCGCAATCGACTCATAGTCAGAAATATCGATTTTAGCACTGGAAATATTGGAGACTTGATTGAGGAGGTACGTTGTGTAGCAGACGTTATAGTGGAAGGGGATATTAGGGGTAATTTTGCTGTTATTATTGATGGAAATTTAGAGGTTAAAGGGGCTGTTGAAGGGGAGAGGATAGATGTCTCTGGTGAACTCAAGGCAGCTTATATAAGGAGTTCTGTAAAGGTAGGGAAAAAGATTGAGGCATGGACTGCATTAAATGCAAGACTTAAGTCAGATGAATTCGTTTTGATCCGAAGGGAAGTAGCTCGGTGTTTAATCATTAGTCCTATTGTTGTGATGCAACCTAAAGGGATACCAGTGATTTTAATCGGACAGTGTGACGTGGCCGCACGACGTCTCTACATAGATAGATGTGAAATAAGAAGCCATTTAAACGTAGAAATTGGTAAAGACCTTTTTGACGAGCTTGATCAGGTATTTCAAAAAAGAGAGATGCTAAAGAGATCGATTGAGAGCCTTAGAGTTGAGCTTAAAGATAAGGCAATGATATTCCTTGAAAAGATAAAAACTATAAAAAATGCTTTTGGTAATCATAAGGACCGAGAGTTTGAATTTCTTAAGGACCTTGGCACACGATTATTAAAGGGTGAAATTGGATTTGAAGAGGCCATTTTGCAGTTAAAACAATGGGGGAAAATAGAAAATAACGTGAATCTTCCCTTAGTTAAGGCCCTAAAGTCATTCATAGATACAAAAGAGAATGAAGCTAGAGTTACTCAAGATTTGGAGGCAATTGAGATTCAAAAGAAGGAGTTGGAACAAGAACTATCACGCATGGAGGTGAGGGTAAAAGGAATTCTAAAAGGATGCGGCTGTTTGAATATAAGATGTAATGAACAGAGTTTTAAATGGTACGCAGATGCATCCAGCGAAAGGACTCAGATAACTATTCAATTAAATTACATTCCAGGCCAGGGTATGGTAGCGAGTGAGCTATGA
- a CDS encoding radical SAM protein produces the protein MKTSQRWNKKLKRTETGAIRKKWKDRASVALVFPNFYEVGMANLGFQRVYAILNSFDEIVCERLFWEGDRASNSIESGRPLRDFDLICFSISFELDYLKIPRILEEQGIPCFSKDRSDAFPLVLAGGIGPSLNPEPIAPFIDAIFIGEFETCAEAFRNTIPTLLDTDQPRQRRLLRLIEEVNSFYVPSLYEPKYEADRSVSHWDIKAGAPFPIEPSWTKELKEAPKSVITTPHSIFGNMQLIEVTRGCGQGCRFCAAGFAYRPARQWRIDTVKRTIETIGSEVESVGLIGLEFAEDDTIAEVVDLVERKGLRLSFSSLRADRITKRFSLFLRKSGAKVATIAAEAGSERLRKTINKRLREDDILRAAEYLSWAGIPNLKMYFMLGLPEEDDDDILETIGLIKKVRDIMATYGRSRGRLGRLTASFSTFVPKPFTPFQWEKQEDPENLRRRRALLKKGLSKISNVKIQLDSIREARLQAVLSRGDRRLANAISLASKNGIDLEKAVKETGGDFDKYLTGIPDKENMLSWEIIGSRVKRKYLKSEYLKAVKQKETPRCKFSGCILCGACKMTSAE, from the coding sequence TTGAAGACCTCACAAAGATGGAACAAGAAGCTGAAGAGGACTGAGACAGGGGCCATTAGAAAAAAATGGAAAGATCGGGCATCGGTTGCCCTGGTCTTTCCGAATTTCTATGAAGTGGGGATGGCAAACCTCGGATTTCAGAGGGTATATGCCATCCTCAATTCCTTTGATGAAATTGTATGTGAGAGGCTCTTCTGGGAAGGTGACAGGGCCTCAAACTCCATAGAGTCTGGGAGGCCACTAAGGGATTTTGATCTAATCTGCTTTTCAATAAGTTTTGAACTGGATTATCTAAAAATCCCCAGAATCCTTGAAGAACAGGGTATTCCTTGCTTTTCTAAAGACAGATCAGATGCCTTTCCTCTGGTGTTGGCCGGTGGAATTGGCCCAAGTTTGAATCCTGAACCCATAGCACCCTTTATAGACGCCATATTCATTGGAGAGTTTGAAACCTGTGCAGAGGCATTCCGTAATACAATCCCCACGCTGCTTGATACTGATCAGCCCAGGCAGAGGCGACTTTTAAGACTGATTGAGGAGGTTAATTCATTTTATGTCCCGTCGTTATATGAGCCAAAATATGAGGCTGATAGAAGCGTTTCTCATTGGGACATAAAGGCTGGAGCTCCTTTCCCTATAGAACCTTCTTGGACTAAAGAATTAAAAGAAGCACCAAAGAGTGTAATTACTACCCCCCATTCTATTTTTGGGAACATGCAATTAATCGAGGTTACTCGTGGGTGTGGCCAGGGATGCCGTTTCTGTGCAGCGGGGTTTGCATATCGTCCTGCAAGACAGTGGAGAATCGATACGGTTAAAAGGACTATTGAGACAATTGGTAGTGAGGTTGAATCTGTCGGTCTTATTGGGCTTGAATTTGCAGAGGATGACACTATTGCCGAAGTCGTTGATCTTGTGGAGAGAAAGGGACTGAGACTTTCTTTTTCCTCGCTTCGGGCAGATCGTATTACAAAGAGGTTTTCCCTCTTTTTGAGAAAATCAGGTGCAAAAGTAGCAACCATTGCCGCAGAAGCTGGCTCTGAACGTCTTAGAAAGACTATCAATAAGCGACTGAGAGAAGACGATATTCTAAGGGCTGCGGAATATCTGTCGTGGGCAGGAATTCCGAATCTAAAGATGTATTTTATGCTCGGACTGCCCGAAGAAGATGATGATGACATTCTAGAGACTATAGGTCTTATCAAAAAGGTACGAGACATAATGGCTACCTATGGGAGATCTAGAGGTAGACTAGGGCGACTCACTGCCTCCTTTAGCACTTTTGTTCCAAAGCCATTTACTCCCTTTCAGTGGGAAAAACAGGAAGATCCAGAGAATCTCAGAAGGAGACGTGCCCTTCTAAAAAAGGGATTATCTAAGATTTCAAATGTGAAGATTCAACTTGATTCTATTAGAGAAGCTCGGTTGCAGGCAGTTTTGAGTAGGGGAGACAGAAGGCTAGCCAACGCGATTTCATTGGCCAGTAAGAATGGCATTGACCTTGAAAAAGCTGTTAAGGAAACAGGTGGAGATTTCGATAAATATCTTACTGGAATACCAGATAAAGAAAATATGCTTTCCTGGGAGATCATAGGTTCTAGGGTGAAACGAAAATATTTAAAATCGGAATATCTGAAAGCCGTTAAACAGAAGGAGACACCGAGGTGTAAATTTTCAGGATGTATTCTTTGCGGTGCGTGTAAAATGACCTCTGCGGAGTAA
- a CDS encoding cache domain-containing protein, which translates to MAKWNENRGLLDHEHTEFWKPRLENPEKPNLMRTIFPYDSVPRIDFDHKYVIPSPCKNMLITDTTFRDGQQARPPYSVDQILTIFDFLHRLSGPKGIIRQAEFFLYTKKDKEAVERCRERGYKYPEISGWIRAKAEDLKLVKEMGLTETGILTSASDYHIYLKLKKDRAQAMESYLAIVKAALELGIRPRCHFEDITRADIYGFCVPFAIELMKLREESGIDIKIRLCDTMGYGVPYPGAALPRSVPKLVRTMIEEAGVPGELLEWHGHNDFHKVFVNAITAWLYGCEAINGTLFGFGERTGNAPIEAVLIERIALRGTEDGIDTLAITDAARYFEEELGVHIPKNYPLVGADFNATSAGIHVDGLLKNEEIYNIFDTKKILGRPISVVISDKSGTAGIAHWINSHLHLEGDKAVDKRHPGVVKIYKKIMKEYEAGRVTSISKGEMEALTRRYLPELFTSEFEKFKQKARELASHIVAELVDREEIRSMDPEKIEPVLKEVLEEDPFIQFLYVTDIEGKKITKNITHIEDKAKYATFKLDDDFSNRPWFIGPIKDGKIHVTDVYTSKITGALCITVSGPIRNDEDEIIGVLGVDIKFEDLTKMEQEAEED; encoded by the coding sequence ATGGCAAAATGGAATGAGAATAGGGGATTACTGGATCATGAACATACAGAATTCTGGAAGCCTCGTCTTGAAAATCCAGAAAAACCAAACCTCATGCGCACTATTTTCCCATATGATAGTGTGCCTCGTATAGACTTCGATCATAAATATGTGATCCCAAGCCCGTGCAAAAATATGCTCATAACCGATACGACTTTTAGGGATGGTCAACAGGCAAGACCCCCATATTCAGTAGATCAAATTTTAACTATTTTTGATTTTCTTCACAGATTAAGTGGACCGAAAGGCATAATAAGACAGGCCGAATTCTTTCTTTACACCAAAAAGGATAAAGAGGCAGTAGAACGCTGCAGGGAAAGGGGCTATAAGTACCCTGAAATTAGTGGTTGGATCAGAGCAAAGGCTGAAGACCTCAAATTGGTCAAAGAGATGGGGCTCACCGAGACTGGGATCTTAACCTCTGCTTCTGACTACCATATCTACCTAAAACTCAAGAAAGACAGGGCCCAGGCCATGGAGTCCTACCTGGCAATCGTTAAAGCAGCCCTTGAGCTTGGAATCCGTCCAAGGTGTCATTTTGAAGATATTACCAGGGCAGACATCTATGGATTTTGCGTGCCCTTTGCAATAGAGTTGATGAAATTACGGGAAGAGTCCGGGATAGATATAAAGATCAGACTCTGTGATACCATGGGCTATGGCGTACCATATCCTGGAGCAGCACTTCCAAGAAGTGTGCCTAAACTCGTTAGGACCATGATTGAAGAGGCGGGAGTCCCAGGAGAACTTCTGGAATGGCATGGACATAATGACTTTCACAAGGTCTTTGTAAATGCAATTACCGCATGGCTTTATGGGTGTGAGGCCATAAATGGTACGCTATTTGGATTTGGAGAACGTACTGGAAATGCCCCAATTGAGGCAGTTCTCATAGAGAGGATAGCACTTAGGGGAACAGAAGACGGGATTGATACCTTGGCTATTACAGATGCCGCCCGTTACTTTGAAGAAGAACTCGGTGTCCACATACCGAAGAATTATCCATTAGTAGGAGCAGACTTCAATGCTACAAGTGCAGGCATACATGTTGATGGCCTCCTCAAAAATGAAGAGATATACAATATCTTTGATACCAAGAAGATACTTGGAAGGCCGATATCTGTCGTCATTTCAGATAAGTCCGGCACAGCAGGTATAGCCCATTGGATTAATTCACACCTCCATCTTGAAGGTGATAAGGCGGTTGATAAACGCCATCCCGGCGTTGTGAAGATTTATAAGAAAATAATGAAGGAATATGAGGCCGGCAGGGTGACTTCCATTAGTAAAGGTGAAATGGAGGCCCTAACAAGGCGATATCTTCCGGAGTTGTTTACCTCTGAATTTGAAAAGTTTAAGCAGAAGGCAAGGGAACTTGCTTCACATATTGTAGCGGAACTTGTTGACCGGGAAGAAATCAGGTCAATGGATCCAGAAAAGATTGAACCCGTCCTTAAGGAAGTGCTCGAAGAAGATCCATTTATACAATTCCTTTATGTTACTGATATTGAGGGTAAAAAGATCACAAAAAATATCACTCACATCGAAGACAAGGCCAAGTATGCCACATTTAAGCTCGATGATGATTTTTCCAATAGGCCATGGTTTATTGGCCCTATAAAAGACGGAAAAATCCATGTAACTGATGTTTATACTTCAAAGATCACTGGTGCCCTTTGTATCACTGTTTCTGGTCCCATTAGAAATGATGAAGATGAAATAATTGGAGTACTTGGAGTAGACATCAAGTTTGAAGACCTCACAAAGATGGAACAAGAAGCTGAAGAGGACTGA
- the aspS gene encoding aspartate--tRNA ligase — MESLNGLKRTHDCGTLNESYIGNDVVLMGWVLRRRDHGGVIFVDLRDREGITQVVFDPQIHEPSHEKAQRLRSEYCIAVKGRVRRRPEGMENPKLKTGFIEVAVNELRILNTSKTPPFPLDEEGAVSENLRLKYRYMDLRRPWMLEGLRLRHKVCQQMRSFLNNKGFIEVETPILTKSTPEGARDYLVPSRVNPGNFYALPQSPQLYKQILMIGGIERYYQIARCFRDEDLRADRQPEFTQLDLEMSFVEEEDVMGLMEGLISHLFSDCLGLELKTPFKRMTYDYAMDHYGTDRPDIRFNMEFVDITDVAKGCGLKVFKQAAESGGVVKVINAKGMAGLSRKELDDLTNFAIDLGAKGLAWVKIKDDGSWQSPIQKFFSDGEKAQIAERAGAEPGDCLFFGADQRDVVFKVLSEVRLRLGAMAGLIKDGQYSFVWITDFPLLEYDEDEGRLTSMHHPFTSPKEEDLDLLESDPLKVRSRAYDLVLNGVEIGGGSIRIHTKELQERLFKALSIGEEEAREKFGFLLEALEYGAPPHGGIAFGLDRLVMLMGGRESIRDVIAFPKTQKAQCLMTGAPSNVSMEQLAELYLRIIKEA, encoded by the coding sequence ATGGAATCTCTAAATGGACTTAAACGTACCCATGACTGTGGAACGCTTAACGAATCATACATCGGAAACGATGTGGTGCTCATGGGGTGGGTACTCAGGCGGAGAGACCATGGAGGCGTAATATTTGTTGATCTGAGAGACAGGGAAGGCATAACCCAGGTGGTGTTCGATCCACAGATACATGAACCATCTCATGAAAAGGCCCAGAGGCTCCGCAGTGAGTATTGTATAGCTGTTAAGGGAAGGGTGAGAAGGCGCCCTGAAGGCATGGAAAACCCAAAGTTGAAGACAGGCTTTATCGAAGTGGCTGTGAATGAACTGAGGATCTTGAACACATCAAAAACACCACCATTTCCACTGGATGAAGAGGGGGCTGTTTCTGAAAACTTGAGACTGAAATACCGCTATATGGACTTGAGGCGTCCATGGATGCTCGAGGGATTGAGGCTTAGGCATAAGGTATGCCAGCAAATGCGGAGCTTTTTAAATAATAAAGGATTTATTGAGGTTGAGACACCTATTCTTACAAAGAGCACGCCAGAGGGTGCAAGGGATTATCTCGTTCCAAGCCGCGTGAATCCAGGAAATTTTTATGCACTTCCCCAGTCGCCACAGCTCTACAAGCAGATTCTCATGATAGGGGGTATCGAGCGATATTACCAGATTGCAAGGTGTTTCAGAGATGAAGACCTAAGGGCAGATAGGCAACCAGAGTTCACACAGCTTGATCTTGAGATGTCGTTTGTCGAAGAAGAAGACGTTATGGGGCTTATGGAAGGGCTCATATCCCACCTGTTTTCAGATTGTCTTGGATTGGAGCTAAAGACGCCTTTTAAACGCATGACCTACGATTATGCCATGGACCACTATGGCACAGACAGGCCAGACATACGTTTTAATATGGAATTCGTTGATATTACAGATGTTGCTAAGGGTTGCGGACTTAAAGTCTTCAAACAGGCAGCAGAATCTGGAGGGGTCGTTAAGGTAATAAATGCCAAAGGCATGGCGGGGCTTTCCAGAAAGGAACTTGATGATCTTACAAATTTTGCAATTGATCTCGGTGCAAAGGGGCTTGCCTGGGTCAAGATAAAAGATGATGGATCTTGGCAGTCTCCAATACAGAAGTTTTTCTCCGATGGAGAAAAGGCTCAAATTGCTGAAAGGGCAGGGGCAGAACCAGGTGATTGCCTCTTCTTTGGTGCTGACCAAAGAGATGTGGTGTTTAAGGTCCTGAGCGAAGTGCGACTTAGACTAGGCGCAATGGCAGGTCTTATCAAAGATGGGCAGTATTCGTTTGTATGGATTACTGACTTCCCTCTTCTTGAATACGATGAAGACGAGGGGAGGCTGACCTCAATGCACCATCCATTCACCTCTCCAAAGGAAGAAGATCTGGATCTTTTAGAATCTGATCCATTGAAGGTCCGTTCCCGTGCATATGACTTGGTATTAAATGGTGTGGAAATTGGAGGAGGCAGTATACGTATTCACACAAAGGAACTTCAAGAAAGACTATTTAAGGCATTATCAATAGGTGAAGAAGAGGCAAGAGAAAAATTTGGATTCCTGCTTGAGGCATTGGAATATGGCGCTCCACCGCATGGGGGAATTGCATTTGGTTTGGATAGGCTTGTTATGCTCATGGGAGGAAGGGAGTCAATAAGAGACGTAATAGCGTTCCCAAAAACCCAGAAGGCACAGTGTCTAATGACTGGTGCTCCATCAAACGTGAGCATGGAGCAACTTGCCGAGCTTTACCTTAGGATAATTAAGGAAGCATAA
- the hisS gene encoding histidine--tRNA ligase, translating into MACKAIRGFKDILPPETKVWQYIEETARFNFENFGFSEIRTPLLEKTEVFQRGIGEFTDIVEKEMYTFEDRNGDSVTLRPEATAGIIRAYIENKLQARSSVQKLYTIGPMFRYERPQKGRLRQFHQINAEVIGSDDPLSDTEVIWVAWTILNDLGIEDVRLEINSLGCPKCRPGHRKDLVLFLENNSEELCPDCKRRMRSNPLRVFDCKKESCKKALLLAPVIKHYWCPECSEHLGQVLDNLETLQIPFVINPYLVRGLDYYQRTTFEIKAAHLGAQDTVAAGGRYDGLVEQLGGPKVPGVGMAIGVERALLLIKDFEDEHGIDCFFAVLEKDGREYALEWMKGLRESGLKCDTVYGKKSLKAQLRNADKLNARYAIIIGEEEIDEEEAILRDMLTHEQVRIPFDNVVEEIIKKVDEEEKKKAQEEEAK; encoded by the coding sequence TTGGCGTGTAAGGCTATTAGAGGCTTTAAGGATATATTGCCGCCTGAAACAAAGGTCTGGCAATACATTGAAGAGACGGCTCGGTTCAATTTTGAAAACTTTGGTTTTTCTGAAATCCGGACCCCCTTACTTGAAAAGACAGAAGTATTTCAGAGAGGTATCGGGGAATTCACCGATATCGTAGAAAAAGAAATGTATACATTTGAAGATAGGAATGGAGACTCTGTTACTCTTCGTCCAGAGGCTACTGCTGGGATAATCAGGGCATATATAGAAAATAAGCTGCAAGCCCGATCCAGTGTTCAAAAGCTCTATACCATTGGGCCAATGTTTAGATATGAAAGGCCTCAAAAAGGACGGCTTCGCCAGTTTCACCAGATCAATGCCGAAGTCATCGGCAGCGATGATCCACTTTCAGATACCGAGGTAATCTGGGTGGCATGGACCATTTTGAATGACCTTGGCATAGAAGACGTCAGGCTTGAAATAAATTCTCTAGGGTGTCCAAAGTGCAGACCAGGTCATCGGAAAGATCTGGTACTCTTTCTTGAAAACAACTCTGAAGAGCTTTGCCCTGACTGCAAGCGAAGAATGCGTTCAAACCCTTTAAGGGTCTTTGATTGTAAGAAAGAGTCGTGTAAAAAGGCATTGCTCCTTGCACCTGTAATAAAGCATTATTGGTGCCCTGAATGTTCTGAACACCTTGGCCAGGTCCTAGATAACTTGGAGACCCTTCAAATTCCTTTTGTGATAAATCCTTACCTCGTAAGGGGGCTTGATTATTACCAGAGGACTACCTTTGAAATTAAGGCTGCTCACCTTGGAGCCCAGGACACAGTGGCCGCTGGAGGCCGTTATGATGGTCTCGTAGAACAGCTAGGTGGTCCCAAGGTCCCTGGGGTGGGAATGGCCATCGGTGTGGAGAGGGCCCTATTGCTCATAAAAGATTTTGAGGATGAGCATGGCATAGATTGCTTTTTTGCTGTGCTGGAAAAAGACGGTCGAGAGTACGCCCTTGAATGGATGAAGGGATTGAGAGAAAGCGGGCTAAAATGTGATACTGTCTACGGAAAAAAGAGCTTAAAGGCCCAGTTAAGGAACGCTGACAAACTGAATGCGCGCTATGCTATAATTATTGGTGAAGAAGAAATCGATGAAGAAGAGGCTATCCTCAGAGATATGCTCACCCATGAGCAGGTCCGTATCCCATTTGATAACGTAGTTGAAGAGATCATTAAGAAGGTTGACGAGGAAGAAAAGAAAAAGGCTCAAGAGGAGGAGGCAAAATAA